The following coding sequences lie in one Candidatus Nitrospira allomarina genomic window:
- the lhgO gene encoding L-2-hydroxyglutarate oxidase, whose amino-acid sequence MATSDFLVIGGGIIGINIARNLKRQFSDATVTIIEKENHCGAHASGRNSGVLHAGFYYSPESLKAKFTRLGNKRLTEYCESKQIPMNRCGKLVVAKDCSEHPALDELLRRGKINDIDLHAITEEEAKAIEPRVKTCQRALFSPTTSTVDPTKVLQSMTSDAIQEGVEVRCGVQYLKKTREGIFTSAGDFKVGYLINAAGLYADKIAKDFGFSEDYKILPFKGLYLYSNEPIGAIRTNIYPVPDLRNPFLGVHVTVTSEGKAKIGPTAIPAFWREQYSGFENFSVQECMDLTLRQMHLIGFSNFDFKKLAFQELRKYSRSHLVTLISALIDGVQPGQYTSWGRPGIRAQLVNMKEKSLQMDFVLEGDDKSMHILNAVSPGFTCSIPFSEYVCERVQAIMKTA is encoded by the coding sequence ATGGCAACCTCAGACTTTCTGGTCATTGGTGGCGGAATCATTGGCATTAACATAGCCCGAAACCTGAAACGGCAGTTTTCCGATGCGACCGTGACTATCATTGAAAAGGAAAATCACTGTGGCGCTCACGCCAGCGGTCGGAATAGCGGGGTGTTGCACGCTGGTTTTTATTATTCGCCTGAAAGCCTGAAAGCCAAATTTACACGACTTGGAAATAAACGGCTGACGGAATATTGTGAATCCAAGCAGATACCGATGAATAGGTGTGGAAAGCTCGTTGTTGCCAAAGATTGTAGCGAACACCCAGCTCTCGACGAACTTCTCAGGCGAGGAAAAATAAACGACATTGATTTACACGCCATTACCGAGGAGGAAGCCAAAGCTATTGAGCCCCGTGTGAAAACTTGCCAGCGAGCCCTGTTCTCCCCAACAACATCAACGGTGGACCCTACTAAAGTTTTACAATCAATGACTAGCGATGCCATTCAGGAGGGGGTAGAAGTTCGTTGCGGCGTTCAGTATCTCAAAAAAACCCGGGAGGGAATTTTTACGTCAGCCGGTGACTTTAAAGTCGGGTATCTCATTAATGCGGCCGGTCTGTATGCAGACAAAATTGCAAAGGATTTCGGTTTTTCTGAGGATTATAAAATTCTTCCATTTAAAGGACTCTACCTCTACTCGAATGAGCCAATAGGAGCCATCCGAACAAACATTTATCCAGTTCCAGATTTGCGGAATCCGTTTCTCGGAGTCCATGTTACTGTCACCTCGGAGGGCAAAGCTAAGATTGGACCAACGGCGATTCCTGCTTTTTGGCGGGAACAATATTCCGGATTTGAGAACTTTAGCGTTCAGGAGTGTATGGATCTCACTTTAAGGCAAATGCATCTTATAGGATTTTCTAATTTTGACTTTAAAAAACTGGCCTTTCAGGAGTTGAGAAAATACTCTCGCAGCCATCTGGTCACTTTAATTTCTGCTTTGATCGATGGGGTGCAGCCAGGGCAGTATACCTCCTGGGGAAGACCAGGGATAAGAGCACAACTGGTTAATATGAAGGAGAAGAGCCTCCAAATGGATTTTGTCCTTGAAGGAGATGACAAATCCATGCATATTTTAAATGCGGTTTCTCCTGGATTTACATGCTCTATCCCTTTTTCAGAATATGTCTGTGAGAGGGTTCAGGCGATTATGAAAACCGCCTGA